A segment of the Entomomonas moraniae genome:
CATAATGAAAAGAGGGTAAGCATCTTTTTTGTGGACCTGAATCTTTATTGGATGCTATAAAAGGGTTGTTAAAGTGTAAAAATATAGGCGTAACTTGTTTGCATTGTGATCATTTCAATATGTGTTAAACCGAGGTGTTGAAGCATAAATAAAAAAACCTAGAGAGCTAATGGATTCTCTAGGTTTTTTATAGTTAAGATGAGGTTAGTGAGACCAGTTTTGAGGTAAGTTAATATAGTCGATCAACTCTCTTAGTCGGCCATGTAATTTACCAGTAAAAGAGAAGAGCAGGTAAGTAAGATGCTTAAACTCATCCTCTTTAAAGCTCTCAGCATACGCTTGCTGTGTAAACTGGCTACCACTTATATCTTTGAAGTTTTCATTAATATAGGATAATGCATCGTTTGTTAATGCATGGTTTAATCTCAGTGCGAATGTGTCTTTAAACCAGCGGCTAGAGTTAAAGTTTTTATAAAACTGCAATATTTCCTGTGTGGCCTCTTCTGAGGTATGTACAAGTTTCATGAGCTTCATATCACTGGGCACAATATAGTGTTCATCTTTTAAATGTTTTTCAAAATAGCTGATAGCATCTTTCCAGTACGAGCTTCCATGTGTTTCTAGCATAATAACGGGAATCAGTGGTGTTTTTCCCGTTTGAATAAGGGTTAAAACTTCCATTGCTTCATCCCAAGTACCAAACCCACCAGGGCATAATACGATAGCTTCTGTTTCTTTCACAAAGAATAATTTGCGAATAAAAAAGAATTGGAAGGTTACCAGAGCATCGCTGTCTCTCATGGTTTTATTGGCATGTTGCTCAAAAGGCAGCTTGATGTTAAAGCCGAGAGCATTATTTTCGCCAGCCCCTTCGTGGGCAGCGGCCATGATACCATTACCCGCACCAGTGATGACAATAAAACCATTATCAGCTAATAATTTTCCTAACTCTTTTGCTTGTTGATAAAGTGGATTAGTTACTGGTGTACGAGCTGATCCAAAAACAGTAACTTTTCGATGCCGTTTAAAGCGTTCAAGCAAAGTAAAACCTTGCTCCATCTCGGTGAGGGCATTTTTAGCTATTTTTGTATCCCAATGGCTACGTTCAGCTTGGACAAGTCGGGTAGCGGCTAAAAAAAGTTCTTTATAAAGAGCATGTTCCTTCGCACCACTCGGTAATGCAAGGTTAAGGAGTTCGTCAATTTTTTTATTAAGCTCTGTTGAGCTGGCAGAGTGGTGCCTATTTAACTCATTATCATGTTCGTTCATCATTGTATTATCCTAACACTTGAGAGTGTCTTATTTTTAAAGGAAGTATGCTAGTGTGTTATAGGAGATGTGTCAATTAAGAAGGGGAGGTTAAGGTGTAATAAACCACCTTAACCTAGTTGTGCTAATTTAGTTTAGGATGTTGCTCGATGAGCTGTTCTCTTTTTTCTGTGAGTGCGTCAATTTGTGCTGTAAGATCTTCTACTTTTGCTTCAATACTATCATGATGCTCTTGTAAAAGTTCTTTAGCTTCAGCCTTATCAGAAGCAGCTGGTGTTGCTCCACGTAAAGGTTTATTTGCTGTTTCTTTTGTAAAGGAGATAGCAACAAAACCAATCACTGCAACAATCATTAAGTAATATGCAGGCATCATTAAATTTTGGGTAACTTCAATTAGCCATTGAGCAATGAGCGGTGTGGTACCACAAAATAATGAAACTGAAATATTAAATGAAATAGCTAATGCACTATAACGGATGCTTGTAGGAAATAGTGCAGGTAACGTAGAAGCCATTACGCCAGTAAGTAAACTGAGGAGTACGCCAAGTATCATAAGCCCTGTAAAGATATAGATAACATCATCATGCATAATGAGATGGAAACTAGGGATCGCAAGGAAAAATAAACCGAACGAAGCAATGGTAATCAGTGGTTTTCTACCAACTTTATCACTCAGTAAGCCAATAAAAGGCTGTACACATAACATACAGATCATAATCACAATAATTAAGATCACTCCATGGCTTTCAGAGTAATGTAAGTTACTACTTAAATAACTTGGCATATAGGTTAATAGCATGTAGTAGGTCACATTCCATACAATCACAAGTCCCATACAAATGAGTAGTGGTTGCCAATGGCGAGTAACTATCTCTTTAAGTGATATTTTACTAATACCATGCTCAGCATCTGACTGTTGTTTTTCTTGCATTTTTTCAAAGGCAGGCGTTTCGTCAATATTACTCCTTAGATAAAGTCCTATCAGACCAAGAGGGCCTGCAAGAAGGAAGGGTATTCTCCACCCCCATTCAAGCATTTTTTCATCACCAAGAAGGTGTGTAATCAGTGTAACTAGACCTGCCCCTACTAAAAAACCAGCGGTAGAGCCAAAGTCTAACCAACTTCCCATGAATCCACGCTTACGATCAGGAGAGTATTCAGCGATGAAAATGGTTGCTCCTGTGTATTCACCACCGGTGGAGAAGCCTTGCAAAAGACGGCAGCAAAGCAGCAATATGGGTGCCCAAATGCCGATACTTGCGTAGCCAGGAATGAGTCCTATACAAAAGGTACTGATAGCCATAATAATAATGGTGGTTGCCAATATTTTTTGACGACCAAGTTTATCCCCTAACAGGCCGAAAAATATTCCACCAACAGGACGAATAATAAATGCGACAGCAAATGTGGCCAGTGCCGCTAATATTTGAGTTGAACCTGATGTTTCGGGAAAGAAGACTTTACCAAGGGTGACAGCAATAAAGCCGTAAACACCGAAATCGAACCATTCCATTGCATTGCCAAGAGCCGAAGCGGCAACTGCTTTCTTTAGTTTTTTGTTATCAATGATGGTAATATCATTAATTTTTAATTCTTTATTGTGGGGTGATATTAAATCCACTGGCATACGTTTTCCTCTATAAGGTGGAACAAGACAAGTGGCAATCTACTGATTAAGTTGAAACAGATACAAGCGAACAAACAAGAAGAGAATATTATTTAATATGTTCATAGCTAGCTGAGAGCTAGAGGCGTATCTAAAATGCGCCGAGAGTTTGTCTTGTGACGTTAATTTTAAAAGCAACACACCTTAAAATAAGTTAGCGATAATACTCTCTTTCATCATTATACCACAAAAAGTGCACTTTTTGTAAAATACATAATTAGTCTTATAATTAAAAATCATGCAGTGCTTTCAAAAAATATTATAAGACTGGATTTAAAAAGCCCCTGTATTCGAGCAGTATACCAATCAAGGGAAGTTCTGCCTTGGCAATAAATTGATAGGTTCCTTTCTCATCAATCCCTTCATTGGCAATAATTTTAGGGGACAAGAAAGAGGGCAGTTTCACACCAAGTAACGAGCAGTATTGGAGCCTCCAACACAGCCAATTATCAGCTAGCTCTAATTTATAATGTTGCTTAATCAGGCCAAAGCTTTCGCTCATGAGTTGAGGATTTTTTTTATCAATCATCAGTAGTGATGAAAATTTTTTATTACCAAAGCTTCTACTCCAACGTTCATTCCCTTGGTCAGTGTAGTAAACACTAACAGTAATCGGTAGGTTATTTCCTGGTTTTGGAAACCCCATAAAGGTGCGTATGATTTTGGCTAAAACATTATTAGAGCCCGTAGCATTAACATACCCCTTCCATAAATGGACGGGGGTATCATGAAATTGTTTAATTGCTGCTGGGAGTTCTTCATATTGCTTTCCCAATAGCTTTGCAAATAGATTAGAAGGCTTATTCTCTGTTGTCATGATTAGTGTTTCGTTTCAGATGGAGGTTCACTGCTGCCATCCTTAAATAGTTGAATGACATCCGCCTTATCAAACGTATAGTGTTGGTTACAGAATTGGCAATCAATCATAATATGACCATTTTGCTCTGCTATCAAAGCTAAAGCATCATCTAATCCTAGGCTACGTAATGCATTGGCTGATCTAGAGCGTGAACAGCTACATTGAAATTTTATAGGTTGTGCATCAAAGAGACGAATATCTTCTTCATGATACAGACGATGTAGAATAGTTGCATGAGGTGTTGATAAAAACTCATCAGTTGTTAATGAGTTTGCAAGTGTTGTAAGGTGTTGCCATGTTGCGCTCCTTTGCTCTGTATCATGCTGCTTTTCTTCGGGAAGCGACTGGATAAGCATTCCACCTGCTTTTTTGCCATCAGCACACAGCCAAAAAAAGGTAGGCAGTTGTTCTGAGCTTGCAAAGTAGTTAGAAAGACTTGTAGAAAGAGAGTCTCCCTCGAGTGCTACAACGCCTTGGTAACGTTTTCCTTGGGTAGGGTCAACGGTTAGCGTCAAAATACCATTGGGCATTAACTCGTTCAAGCTCATGTTGTTATCGATTTGCTCTTCCTCATAACGAGCTATACCGCGTATTTCTCGCTGGCTATTACACTCAACCATTAATAAAGGCAGTGGGCCTTCGGAGCGAACTTGTAATACTAATACCCCATCAAACTTTAATGTGCCACAAAGAAGGGCGCTGGCGGCTAATAGTTCACCTAACAAATTAGCAACCACGGGAGGATAGTTGTGTCGTTTTAGTACTTCGTGGTAACTTTGCTCTAGGGAGACAAACTCACCTTTGGCATCTAGGTTTTCAAATAAAAAACGTTGGGTTATGTCTTGTTTTGTCATGGTAGTTTTAAGTATTGGCTAATTAAATTGATAGTTTTACTTATTAAAATAGTAAACTATTAGTAAGTATAAGCTAACCGTATTATATACGTGTTTAGTTTAAAGATAGCCTTTATATATGGGTTATTGCACCTGATTACAAGGTATATAGCAAGCAAAATAAATAAAGCCTTTATTATTTACTGTTGCTAAGAGTATTTGTTGTGGTTAAATGTTGTATGGATATTTTTCCTGTGGTTTAAGACATACCTATTATTTGGATGTTGCTATTGTTTGTTATCTTATAGAGCAGTTAAACTAAGCGTTGTATTTTATTAAGAGAAGAAGTCAAAATGGAAAAATCCCCTTTTAAAGGAACACGTGGTTTCAAAAGAGTTGTGAATGCTACGGGGTATTCAATGTGTGGGCTTAAAACAGCCTTTGTTAATGAAGCTGCTTTTCGTTCGTTGCTTTTTTTAAGTATTGTTTTAATCCCAATAGCTCTTTTTCTACCCGTTGCACCTGTTGAAAAAGCAGTGATGGTTGCGGTTTGCTTGTTATCGTTGATTATTGAGTTATTCAATTCAGCGATTGAAGCGGTGGTGGACAGAATATCACTAGAGCGACATGAACTTTCTAAAAATGCTAAGGATTTAGGGAGTGCTGCGCAGTTTATAGGACTTTGGACAATTTTTATTGTTTGGGGAATTATTTTGATCGGTCATTATATTTGAGTGATTTATTTGTAACGTACGGGTATTTTAGAGCATTTTATTCGATAAAGTTTTGTATTTTCAGCAATGATAGTGCTAAGATAAGTAGTATTCGTCATCTGTATGGTATGTAAGGAAATGTTTATGGGAACTTCGCCCCATTTTGTTTGTTATTCGAACCCTGTTGACCATTATTCACATCGTGTAAGATTGGTGTTAGCAGAAAAGGACATTAGCATAACAATAAAGGATATAGATTCGAATCATTACCCAACAAGTTTGGCAGAACAAAACCCTTATGCTACGTTGCCTATGTTGGTTGAACGTGAGTTAACCCTCTATAATTCCATCGTGATTATGGAGTACTTAGAGGATCGCTACCCTTATCCTCCATTATTACCAGCCTACCCAAGTGAAAAAGCCAGTAAACGTTTATTGATCTATCGTATCCAAAGAGACTGGTGTAATTTGGTTGATTTACTGTTAGATCCAAAAGCCAAACAAACGGCTCAAAATTCAGCGCGTAAAGAATTAAGAGAGAGCTTAATTGGTATATCAGCTGTTTTTGCAGATAAACCTTATTTTTTAAGCAATGATTTTTCTTTGGCTGACTGTTGTTTATTACCTATTTTATGGCGATTACCTTTATTGGGTATTGAAATACCGCGTGCAGCAAAAGGTTTATTAGTTTATATGGACAGAGGGTTTAACCGTCCAAGTTTTAAAGCCAGTTTGTCTGAGGCGGAGTTAAAAATGGCGGGAGTTAATTCATGAAGTCTAATCGTCCTTATATCATTCGTGCTTTGTATGAGTGGATCTTAGATAATAACTGTACGCCTTATATTTTAGTGGATACTAACGCCCCTCATGTAAATGTCCCCTCTGGGTTTGCCGAAGATGGGCAGATTGTTTTAAATCTTTCTCCTTCTGCGGTTAAACATCTATTGATGGACAATGAAGCGATTAGCTTTGAGGCTCGTTTTGCAGGTGTTATACAACGGCCTTATGCACCTATTGCTGCGGTTAAGGCAATTTATGCCAAAGAAAATGGCTATGGAATGTTTTTTGAAGATGATCCATTGCTTAACCAAGAGAATGAGGAGCCAGACAACGATCCAACCAATCCTGACGGTTCCCCTTCTAGAGGAAAGCCAACGCTAAAGGTTGTTAAATAGAATAATTTAATTAAGCCAATACTGTGTGAGTAAGGTATTGGCTTAATACTGTAGATTTCTTTTTATAATTTATTCGCTGTAAATTTAATTCGTGGATGGGCTATTCTATCTTGAGCGGCGACGAGTTCTAATTCGTAACTTCCTTGTTTTTGAGTTTCTAGTAATACTTCATGCACGGCTGCCGCACAAAACTCAAAGGCCTCGAGTAGAGTATTGCCTAATACTAAACGAGATAAGAAGATACCTGATGTTAAATCACCTACACCTACAGGTTGTTTAGGAAAGGCTAATAGCGGACGCTGTATATGCCACGTTTCTTTTTCTGTCACTAATAGCATTTCAAAGTGTTCTGGCTTTTTACCAGGATAGTTAAGGTGCTTAACCATAATCGCTTTGGGGCCATAAGTTAATAGCTTTTTAGCCATCTCTACACAATCAGTCAAAGAGGTTGGCGTACGTCCTGCAAAGCTGTCCAACTCTAGTTGATTGGGGGAGAGATAGTCAGCCGCAGAGACAGCTTCTTTTAGTAAAAAGTCACTGACCTCTGGCGCTACAACACAACCTTTTTCAGGATGCCCCATCACAGGGTCGCATAGATAGATGGCTTTAGGGTTTAAACTCTTTATATGTTTAACCGCTTCTAGAATTTCTCTGCCTTGTTCTGCTGTTCCTAAATAGCCTGATAGAATGGCGTCACAGTTAGCTAACTCACCAATAGCATCAATCCCCTCGGTGAGCTCGATAATTTGTTTGGGAGGAAGAACTAAACCTTTCCATTGTTTATACTGCGTATGGTTCGAGAATTGTACGGTGTTAAGTGGCCACACGTTAACACCTAGACGTTGCATTGGAAATACGGCCGCCGCATTACCCGCATGACCAAAAACTACATGAGATTGAATGGTCAGAATTTGCGGAACAGATTTCATAATAGGCGACTCCTAAGCGATTCTAAATAGATTATTGTAAGAAATATTATGAGTTCTGGCTATAGTTAGTTTTTTTGCGCCGTTCCTTTATTTTTTTGAGCAATACAGGAGATAAAGCAATAAGTGCTGATCCCATGACAACCACCATCGCGCCAAGATAAGCAACGATATTTAAAGAATCTGCAATAACATAGGCAGGCCAAATAATTGCACCAATGGTAGCGGTAATGAACGTAATGAGAGGAGCAAGTGTTAATGTGGCGGTGACTTTTGAAGCTTCCCAATGAGCGAGTGCTTCTGCAAAAGCGCCATAAGCAATAATGGTATTAGCACAACTAAAAATAAGAAGCCATAGCTGTACCGTAGAGAGGTGCGTAATTGATGATGGATGGCTAACAGGAAATAGAATACAGCTACTGAGAATATAAATTGTCAGTAAAATTTGCATAGAGTTCCATTTTACTAATAATTGTTTTTGGCATAACCCATAACCTGCCCATAAAATGGCAGAAAAAAATAAAATAATGACGCCAAGGGTATAATTACCCAAAGAGGTAAATAGCTCTACAAGCCGTTGATTAAAAAACAACAAAAAACCTGCAAGAAGAATGACAACAGCCAACATTTGTAGATAGTTAAAGGATTCTTTGAAAATAATAACGCTAGCCACGATGAGTAACAGTGGTCCTGCCTGCATCATTAGTTGGGCTGTTCCTGGCGTTAGTAACTCAAGACCCATCACATAAGTAATATAATTACCTAATAAACCGATGGTAGCTAATATTAATAAGATAATGCCCTTATAGCCTAAAGTTTTTGGTCGGGGTAGCTTTCTTTTTGTATAAAGATAGATAAATAAGCACAAGGCGGCTACCGTGAAGCGATACCATGTAATGGTATAAGCATCCATGTTTTTTAGAACTTCTTTCATGGTAACGGGTAAAATTCCCCATAAAATAGCCGTTGTTAAAGCTAATAGAAAACCTCTTAGCCAGCGTCCTGATGTTGTATGCATAATAAGTTGATAAGATTTTTAGATGAAATAAAAGAGTAATCTACTGTTTAGGTTACTCTTTTTTAAAGGAAAGACAAGAGGGCAGAGATTTATTTTATATTATTAGCAAAATAGGTAACGACTTTATTATCAACAAACTGTATTTTTAGGTTGGCGTCCCCTTGGCTCCAATTACAACTCGTTGCCGACATAATATTTTGACAATCGGAAGGTTTACCAAAAATAGATTCAACTTTGCTGCGTTCCATACCCATTTGTAATTTATTATAGTTTTCTTGAGTGAGTTTATTACACCCCGTTAAGAATAAAAAACAAGTTAAGCCAATTAATAGAGTTAGTTTCTTTGACATGAATTGTAGACCTATTGCTTTTGTTGTTGATGGTAATGAGTAATGCGTTC
Coding sequences within it:
- a CDS encoding LOG family protein, whose product is MMNEHDNELNRHHSASSTELNKKIDELLNLALPSGAKEHALYKELFLAATRLVQAERSHWDTKIAKNALTEMEQGFTLLERFKRHRKVTVFGSARTPVTNPLYQQAKELGKLLADNGFIVITGAGNGIMAAAHEGAGENNALGFNIKLPFEQHANKTMRDSDALVTFQFFFIRKLFFVKETEAIVLCPGGFGTWDEAMEVLTLIQTGKTPLIPVIMLETHGSSYWKDAISYFEKHLKDEHYIVPSDMKLMKLVHTSEEATQEILQFYKNFNSSRWFKDTFALRLNHALTNDALSYINENFKDISGSQFTQQAYAESFKEDEFKHLTYLLFSFTGKLHGRLRELIDYINLPQNWSH
- the proP gene encoding glycine betaine/L-proline transporter ProP, which produces MPVDLISPHNKELKINDITIIDNKKLKKAVAASALGNAMEWFDFGVYGFIAVTLGKVFFPETSGSTQILAALATFAVAFIIRPVGGIFFGLLGDKLGRQKILATTIIIMAISTFCIGLIPGYASIGIWAPILLLCCRLLQGFSTGGEYTGATIFIAEYSPDRKRGFMGSWLDFGSTAGFLVGAGLVTLITHLLGDEKMLEWGWRIPFLLAGPLGLIGLYLRSNIDETPAFEKMQEKQQSDAEHGISKISLKEIVTRHWQPLLICMGLVIVWNVTYYMLLTYMPSYLSSNLHYSESHGVILIIVIMICMLCVQPFIGLLSDKVGRKPLITIASFGLFFLAIPSFHLIMHDDVIYIFTGLMILGVLLSLLTGVMASTLPALFPTSIRYSALAISFNISVSLFCGTTPLIAQWLIEVTQNLMMPAYYLMIVAVIGFVAISFTKETANKPLRGATPAASDKAEAKELLQEHHDSIEAKVEDLTAQIDALTEKREQLIEQHPKLN
- a CDS encoding DUF4166 domain-containing protein yields the protein MTTENKPSNLFAKLLGKQYEELPAAIKQFHDTPVHLWKGYVNATGSNNVLAKIIRTFMGFPKPGNNLPITVSVYYTDQGNERWSRSFGNKKFSSLLMIDKKNPQLMSESFGLIKQHYKLELADNWLCWRLQYCSLLGVKLPSFLSPKIIANEGIDEKGTYQFIAKAELPLIGILLEYRGFLNPVL
- the hslO gene encoding Hsp33 family molecular chaperone HslO produces the protein MTKQDITQRFLFENLDAKGEFVSLEQSYHEVLKRHNYPPVVANLLGELLAASALLCGTLKFDGVLVLQVRSEGPLPLLMVECNSQREIRGIARYEEEQIDNNMSLNELMPNGILTLTVDPTQGKRYQGVVALEGDSLSTSLSNYFASSEQLPTFFWLCADGKKAGGMLIQSLPEEKQHDTEQRSATWQHLTTLANSLTTDEFLSTPHATILHRLYHEEDIRLFDAQPIKFQCSCSRSRSANALRSLGLDDALALIAEQNGHIMIDCQFCNQHYTFDKADVIQLFKDGSSEPPSETKH
- a CDS encoding diacylglycerol kinase, translating into MEKSPFKGTRGFKRVVNATGYSMCGLKTAFVNEAAFRSLLFLSIVLIPIALFLPVAPVEKAVMVAVCLLSLIIELFNSAIEAVVDRISLERHELSKNAKDLGSAAQFIGLWTIFIVWGIILIGHYI
- a CDS encoding glutathione S-transferase N-terminal domain-containing protein; this encodes MGTSPHFVCYSNPVDHYSHRVRLVLAEKDISITIKDIDSNHYPTSLAEQNPYATLPMLVERELTLYNSIVIMEYLEDRYPYPPLLPAYPSEKASKRLLIYRIQRDWCNLVDLLLDPKAKQTAQNSARKELRESLIGISAVFADKPYFLSNDFSLADCCLLPILWRLPLLGIEIPRAAKGLLVYMDRGFNRPSFKASLSEAELKMAGVNS
- a CDS encoding ClpXP protease specificity-enhancing factor is translated as MKSNRPYIIRALYEWILDNNCTPYILVDTNAPHVNVPSGFAEDGQIVLNLSPSAVKHLLMDNEAISFEARFAGVIQRPYAPIAAVKAIYAKENGYGMFFEDDPLLNQENEEPDNDPTNPDGSPSRGKPTLKVVK
- the pdxY gene encoding pyridoxal kinase PdxY, with amino-acid sequence MKSVPQILTIQSHVVFGHAGNAAAVFPMQRLGVNVWPLNTVQFSNHTQYKQWKGLVLPPKQIIELTEGIDAIGELANCDAILSGYLGTAEQGREILEAVKHIKSLNPKAIYLCDPVMGHPEKGCVVAPEVSDFLLKEAVSAADYLSPNQLELDSFAGRTPTSLTDCVEMAKKLLTYGPKAIMVKHLNYPGKKPEHFEMLLVTEKETWHIQRPLLAFPKQPVGVGDLTSGIFLSRLVLGNTLLEAFEFCAAAVHEVLLETQKQGSYELELVAAQDRIAHPRIKFTANKL
- a CDS encoding DMT family transporter, whose translation is MHTTSGRWLRGFLLALTTAILWGILPVTMKEVLKNMDAYTITWYRFTVAALCLFIYLYTKRKLPRPKTLGYKGIILLILATIGLLGNYITYVMGLELLTPGTAQLMMQAGPLLLIVASVIIFKESFNYLQMLAVVILLAGFLLFFNQRLVELFTSLGNYTLGVIILFFSAILWAGYGLCQKQLLVKWNSMQILLTIYILSSCILFPVSHPSSITHLSTVQLWLLIFSCANTIIAYGAFAEALAHWEASKVTATLTLAPLITFITATIGAIIWPAYVIADSLNIVAYLGAMVVVMGSALIALSPVLLKKIKERRKKTNYSQNS
- the bamE gene encoding outer membrane protein assembly factor BamE domain-containing protein, producing the protein MSKKLTLLIGLTCFLFLTGCNKLTQENYNKLQMGMERSKVESIFGKPSDCQNIMSATSCNWSQGDANLKIQFVDNKVVTYFANNIK